In the Paramisgurnus dabryanus chromosome 5, PD_genome_1.1, whole genome shotgun sequence genome, one interval contains:
- the gas1b gene encoding growth arrest-specific protein 1b — protein MANSPVTQWLHMFMLCIGCASTWFSRSSTASPTHNQRLICWQALMKCQAEMECHFAYSQYVHACGPVLNGNKKKCPSHCISSIIQLNLTVNGPALEDCECNSDTICEKTKRAIEPCMPRTSHMGCTEARKQCEKDAECSTAMRDYLYHCRKLFGEERCSDDCRRVITNMRAIPKAQMLDTCVCDGTERTICEYIKFSMKNFCFSDSNAGSGFSDIEEDSEDEYGTDYGEDENDASELRPQYIFTAAFTMLTFFILK, from the coding sequence ATGGCAAACTCTCCGGTCACTCAGTGGCTACATATGTTCATGTTGTGCATAGGCTGTGCGTCTACATGGTTTAGTCGTTCATCCACTGCATCTCCAACACACAACCAGCGTTTGATATGTTGGCAGGCCCTCATGAAGTGCCAAGCAGAGATGGAGTGCCACTTCGCATATAGTCAATACGTGCACGCGTGCGGTCCGGTGTTAAACGGCAACAAGAAGAAATGTCCCAGTCACTGCATTTCGTCCATAATTCAGCTCAACCTCACGGTGAACGGCCCGGCACTGGAAGACTGCGAGTGCAACTCGGACACCATTTGCGAGAAGACCAAACGAGCCATCGAGCCATGCATGCCCAGAACCAGCCACATGGGTTGCACCGAAGCCCGCAAGCAGTGCGAGAAGGATGCGGAGTGCAGCACCGCCATGCGGGACTATTTGTATCACTGCAGGAAACTTTTCGGGGAAGAGCGGTGCTCCGATGACTGCCGGCGGGTTATCACTAACATGCGCGCGATCCCTAAAGCCCAGATGCTGGATACTTGCGTTTGCGACGGCACGGAGAGGACTATATGCGAGTATATCAAATTCAGCatgaaaaacttttgttttagcGACAGCAATGCCGGCAGTGGCTTTTCAGATATAGAGGAAGACTCAGAGGATGAGTATGGGACTGATTATGGGGAAGATGAGAATGATGCCTCGGAATTAAGGCCACAATATATATTTACAGCGGCGTTTACTATGTTGACCTTTTTTATATTGAAGTAA